In Ignavibacteria bacterium, the sequence TAATCCCTTAGTCAGTTCTTCTACAAGCGGTGCTGTAATAACGGCCCCCGAAAGGTCTGTCAATCCCCCTGCGTTCTCACCAAAGAAAGCCCAGAGTCCCAAAGATAAAGGTATCTGAAAAATCAAACTCCCTATAATACCAAGAATAATCGCACCTGTAGCGCCCCAGAAGAAGTTAAGAAAGACAATCCAGAACGGATCTCTTTCGTTCCTGTCCATCCACCAGATAATAAACAGGTATGTTACCATTGGTATTATTGCCGCGAATATTGAAGCAAAAGCTAACATATATAATTCTTTATTTAAACATCAAACTTAATAAGCAAATGATTCTTGTCAACTGATTCTTTTTCTTCAACGAGTATCTTCGCTATCTTGCAGTCCCCTGCTGCTTTAAGTTCGTTTTCCATTTTCATTGCCTCAAGTACTACAAGCACCTGTCCTTTCTTTACTGCATCGCCTTCTTTTACGTTAATCTTCACTATAGCACCGGGCATAGGCGAAAGAAGTTCGTTCTTTATCTTTACCGTACCTCGGCTCTTTGCGAATTTTTCCATAAGGACTTCCATCTCATTCTTGCAGACTGTGTGATAGTAACGCGAATTGTACTCGAGCATAAATTCGGTGTGTTTTAATTCGCTCTCTACCGTTTCATCTGCCTTAAATATATAGTTCTTATGGTCAAGCCTTACAAGGAGCAGTTCATCTGTAAGGAATTTATACTCAAATTCTTCCGTGTCGTTGTCCGCAAACTTAACGTTATTACCCGAAAGCATTACGTCCATTGGAGTTTCATTACCGTTAATGCTTATAAAATACTTTTTCATATTAATGCAACTCCTTTCTTCTTAACCAGCCGCCTTTGGTTTTGTGCTTGTTGTTGCCTCCTGTGTTTACTGCAGAAGTACTTTCATGTTTTTCTTTCATAATAATAGAGCCTATTGCAAGAGCTTTCTTAAGCTCATCGCTGATCTCATTCTTCTCCTTCTCAAGTCTCGGCATGAATGTTCTCTCAACAAACTGCGTATTGTATGCTCCCTCAAAATATTCGGGACATTTAAGAAGTTTTAAAAGAAAACTTATATTTGTCTTAACACCGACTATAGTATAATTCAGCAGGGCACGTTCCATCTTGTCTATTACGCTCTTCCTGTCGGGGGCGTATGCTATTAGCTTTGTTATCATCGAATCGTAATAAACTGATATTTCATTGCCCTGTTCTATTCCCGTATCTTCTCTCATACCATTGCCAAGGTTGCGGCTCATGTATTTAATCTTGCCTATTGAAGGCATAAAATTATTATCGGGGTCTTCAGCGCATATACGGCACTCTATCGCAGCACCCTTGAACTTTATATCTTCCTGTTTAAGTTTAAGCTTCTCTCCTGAAGCTATCCTTAACTGCTGCTCCACAAGGTCAAGACCCGTCCTCATTTCCGTTATAGGATGCTCTACCTGCAGACGCGTATTAACTTCAAGAAAGTAAAAGTTCTTATCCTTATCCACCATAAATTCTACAGTGCCCGCATTTGTATATTCTGCAGCAAGTACTATCGTCTTTGCACACTCTCCCATTCTGTGCCGAAGGTCATCATCCATAATAGAACACGGAGTCTCTTCAATAATCTTCTGATGACGTCTCTGCATTGAGCATTCCCTCTCGCCGAGGTGAACTGCATTTCCATGCTCATCTGCAAGCACCTGAAACTCTATGTGCTTAGGCGAATCAACATACTTTTCAATGAAGACGCTTTCATCTCCGAAAGATGACCTTGCCTCGTTCTGAGCCATGCGGATGGCAGCTTCAAGCTCTTCCTCCTCTCGTACTACCCTCATCCCTTTACCTCCGCCGCCTGCACTTGCTTTTATCATAATTGGAAAACCTATCCTCTTCGCTACTTTCTTTGCTTCTTCTATATCGGTTATTGCTGAGTCGGTTCCCGATACAACAGGCACCTTGTTTTTAATCGCAAGTTGTTTTGCTTTTGTCTTACTGCCAAGGTCCTCTATTGCCTGATGAGGCGGACCTATAAACTTTATTCCGTTATCCTCGCATGCTTTTGCAAATACTGCACGCTCGGATAAAAAACCATATCCCGGATGAATTGCTTCTGCTCCGCATTTCTTAGCTGTTTCAATAATTTTATCTGCAAGCAAATAACTCTGCGCTGCGGGCGACTGCCCTATATAATAAGCCTCGTCAGCAAGTTTTGTGTAAAGCGAATATTTATCGAAATCTGAATAAACGGCAGCTGTCTTTATACCCATTTCTCTTGCCGTGTTAATTATCCGTACGGCAATCTCTCCCCTGTTAGCTATTAATATTTTCTTAAACATAATAAGTTAATTTATTTGTTTATTTCTTCCGTTTCCTTCTTTTTTCTTGAAATAAATATTCCCGCAACTCCGCCTATCAGAATAATAGTAACGAGTACATTAGCAGCAATACTTATTTTCTTTCCTGTATAATATGTTTCAGGATAAAACTTCAGTTCAACTTTATGCTTTCCCGCAGGCACGACAATCGACCTCTGGAAATAATTTGTTTTGTATATCTCTGTTTCCTTACCGTCAATAAAGGCTTTCCATCCTGCAGGATAGTATATTTCATTCAGTACCAACAGGTTATTTCCAGAAGAGCTGACTTCGTATTCAATATCGTGTATTCCGAACTTTGTAATGCGTACTGTATTTGTTGAATCTGCCCTGTCAATATTAACATCAAGTTTCTTCTCAAGGAATGCAGTGCTGCGCGGGTCGAAGTTAACTGCTCGTATGTTGTTCAGTATATCAATTCCCTTCTCCACTTTATATTCATTCACAAAAAAAGCTCTAGGCATCATAAACTTATTCATGTAGATAATACTGCTTCCCCTGTAAACTTCCGTGTATGCAAGAGTATCATTAAACGGACTGTCCGATATTACGTACTTCACGTTCGCAAGCCCCATAAGAAAAGGATTCTCGCCTCCCGCAACATCAACCGCATCCTGATAAATTCTTATCTTTGCACCCTGATATCCGTTGAACTGATGCAGTCTGAAATACGCAAGGTCGTTCGACGTTATCAGATTACCTTTGTTCATAACTGCTACTCTGTAATTATAAGTCTCGGGTTCTTTGTTCAGCAGCCATTTTGTGTAATCCGTTTCCGCAAATGTATCATCACGCTGCTTTTTATCGTCCCAATGAAGTGTTTTTGCGCTCACTCCCAAAAGGTCAAAAAGTCCGATTACAATTATTCCCAGCAGCATTAAATTCCGTGCAATATTCCGCTTTGCATAAAGATAGATAAGTACCGCTATTATTAATATTAGAAACCCGTGTAAGCGTAAATCGGAAATAACATTCTCGTAAGCAATCGGTGCAACCTGCTGTTTCAGATATCCTGATACCTGCTGTGCCGGATAGCCCTGTGCAGAGAGCTTCTGTGCCATGGGTCCGTTCAGAACAGAATTAGTGTACGACGATTCAAAACCAACAAGCGATATGAAAAACATCAGTAAGGCTATACCGCCTACAACGTATGAAGTTTTTAGAATTTTGTTCTCATCTTTTGTATTTTTCAAAAATGTAATTATAGATACAAGTCCGTATCCTGCAAGTATCACAAAAGCAAGGTCTATATAATAATGTATCATCACAGGCGCTCTGAAACTGCTGAAGAACGGCATGTAATTATAGAATAAATCGTAAATTAAAGGAAACGTTCTTCCAAATGACAGGAAGAGAAAGAAAATAATAATAAACGTTGTCGCTTGAACAAATGGATTCTTTTTAAAGTTATAAATCATACCTATCACAGCAAGCAGCAGTACAATCACTCCGAAGTAAACCGGTGAATCTGTAAAAGGCATTTGTCCCCAGTACAGGTTTGCTCTCTGACCTTTCACTTCAACTCCTCCGAATCCGTAGTAATAAGGCAGAACAAAAGTCAAAACCTCTCCCGGACTAAACGACCAGTTCGTTGCATATTCATAGCTGAGCGGTTTCTGGTCTCCCTTGCCTTCGGAGATTGCAGTAATGCTCGGCTGTCCGCGCATCGAGTACTGGTTGTATTCCTTTATTGAAAGAATAATATCCGCATCCATGGCAAATGCTATTATAAGACCGGCTACGAGCATAAGAAATGCTTTTACAATATTTGCTTTCTGAAGTTTCTTTGCAAAAGCATATATTAAAAGATAAAGCATATAAATGCCTATCATCATAAATGAATAGAAAAGCATCTGAATATGATGAAAATGTAACTGCAGATAAAGTATTATCGTCAGTAGGGCAAAGAAGAAGAACAAATTGTACCAGCTCTTTTCTTCTTCATCGGCAACCTTTTCAAGTATGAAAAGTACAAGCGGGAAAAATGCAAAAGTCATCATCTTAGTGTGATGACCTACTATTATCAGTTGAATTATTCCCGTTGCAAAAACTCCGAGCAGCGACACAAAAAGCGATATAAGATTATTCTTGAACTTATACCTTGCATAAAGAAACAGTGTAAGCCCGAATATGAAATAGTACGGCAGTGTCAGAGCAAATAAATTTCCACCCGAAAATATCTCAAATGCTTTATCCCAGATGAACGAATAAATATTATGCAATGAAGGAACAGCAGCAGTCATTGAAGCAAGGGAAGGCATCCCCATGAAAATATAGGGAATCCACAAAGGTAAAATCCCCTGCTCCTTTGCATCATTCAGAAATGTCCTGAACGTCAGAGGTGAAAGATTATCAGCCGATGCAAATATCTTGCCCTCAAAAACACCCTTATTAAAGAATAAAAGAATTGCGAGCAGAATTATGCCTATAAGCGTTAGAATAACAATAGATTTATTGTCATCGAAAAAAGTAAAACCGGTTTTTTCCTGTGTGCTTTTTGTCACTGTTGACTTGCCTTTTGTGACCGGAGTTTTAGTTTTTGCCATATAAAATATTATTCAATAAAACATAAAATAATGGTTTTATACCATCAAAAAAACATATTAATTCGTTATCATACTCCACTGATTTTTCTTGCTCCTATTAATCTTATTTCATCGTTCCCAAGGTCTCTATGTGAACGCATTTATTACTCAATCTATATTTATGAATTCCTATTTCGTAGAATTTGTAATAAAAACAAACTTTTTACAAAAATAAAAACGCTCTTTTATTTGTACTTTTTCATAGGTTTGAATAATTTTCTATGTTCTCTTTGCGGTCTTTGCTCTTCTCTGCGGCCTCTGCGTTAAAATATCTATCATTTGCTTTTCTTTGTTTTGTTTGTAGATTTATCTACGCCGTGTGCTTAGTGCTTTTGTGATGAAAAAATATTTTTTATCACCTCATCGAGCCGTCATTGAGCTTACGTCGAGCCGTGATTGAACGGCAATCGACAAGCAATCGAGAAGCAATCGAGAAACAATCGAGAAGCAATCGAGAAACTATCGAGAAACTATCGACAAATGCATTGTAACCAAATCTGAACAACTTAACCCCTTTACATATATACAAAAGTTTCATAATTACAACGAAATAGAAATTTCCAATAAGCATAAATAACTGATATTACAACTTGTTATAAAAATGCAGGAAGTAAAATAAGTTTCGAGATATGAAAATATTAATGCGAATTTATTTCATCATCGAATTTAATATGTATCTTTTTAACTGAAGAGATTTAAAAATTCTAAATACATATAAAAGTAAGTGAATTTACTATTATGTATATTTACCATCAAATTACATATTACACTAATAATATTTCATTTGAGCAGCTGTATATCATTACCTCACCAGAATCATCCGCTTCGTCTCACTAAAACCATCAGTAATCATTCTGTAAAAATAAACACCGCTTGGAAAGGCACTCGCATCCCAGAAGACTTCATATAAACCCGGTGTATGCTTTTCACTTACAAGAGTCTGTATTTCCTTTCCAAGTATATCAAAAATTTTCAACGTTACATATTTAGTTTCTTTTACCTGAAATCTAATTATCGTAGCTGGATTAAACGGATTTGGATAATTCTGGAATAAGCAATAACTGTCAGGGATTTCATTCGAAATGTTGCTAATAAAAACATTCCCGCCATTAGTTGTTTTATAAACCTCTGTCCAGCCGCCCGAAACCCATCCTGTGGTGTTGTTTATAAAACATATCGAATACAAATCGCTCCACATTCTGATGCCGCTCGGTCTGTAAGAATCCCAATTTGAAAAATTATTTGTAATTTTTGTTATAATCGGATATGAGTTAACATCCCTTCAAACAGCCCATAATAAATTATTTAATTGGTAAAAATTAAAAATTGCTGCTAAGTTGCTGCCTACATATATGCTGTCCCAGTTAATTCCTCCGTTAAAAGTTCTGTGTATGTAGTTAATTTTTTCGTTTGAAGCTTTGTAAGGAATTACAAATCCTGTATTCTGATTTATAAAATAACTTGTAAAAAAGCTTACAATATTAGGAACATTAATCTGCTGCCAGCTACCTCCCCCATTGGTTGTTTTCAGAAGTTTGTCTTGTTTGGAAGCCCACATATTATTGAAGTCGCATATCGTAACATTATAAGCGGCATCCATCGAATCTAATGTCCAGCTGACTCCTAAGTTTGTACTTCTTAAAATTGCTTCTTTAGTAACAAATGGTCTGCTTATATATCCATCTAATACAATATTCGACGATTCAAAAAACTTTATTTTAATCAAAGAAGCTATTTTATTTGACGGATTCGCATAAAACCAGTTCCCTCCTCCGTTTGTGGATTTATATAAATAGACAGAATCTGTAATCTTTTCATACGAAGTTACCCACCCGGTTTCATCATTTATAAACAAAATATCGCTTATTTGTCTGGCATTCGGGACCGGGTATGTATTCCAGTTAAATCCTCCATCTGTAGATTTTATTACATCAAAAAATAATGTACCCCAACCTGTATTTTCATTTTGAAAAAATATATTACTGATTGTTTCTGACAACGGGACTAAATTGTATGAAACTGTGTCCCACAATATTCCATTATTAGAAGTTTTAAATATCTCGTACTGCTTTGTCCCCCATAGATTATTTCCATCCGCTGCTTTAAAATACCAAGAAACAAAATTACTGCTTACCCAGTTATATCCGGCATTGGTAGTTTTATACATAACGTCCCATCCAGAAACCCAACCTGTACTTTGATTTATAAAATCCATATCAAAAAAACCTGATACGGAATCAATATATTGCTTATTCCAGTTAGAACCGCCGTTTGTTGTTTTTAGAAAAAATCCTCTGTTATATGATGGAGAACCGTTACTGCCAGCTGCATAACCCGTGTTTTCATCAAAAAATTTAACTTTCGAAAGTGTATATGCATTATATTGTACAGTCCAGTTTATCCCTCCGTTTGTTGTTTTGTAAAGGTTTGCATTTGAATATGGTCCCGACATACCCCATTTTATAACCCAGCCTACATTCTCATTTATAAAAAAGGGTGATATGATGTTTCCGTTTCCATATATGCTACTCAAGAAAAACCAGTCAACACCTCCATTCGTTGTTTTCAAAATATTATTTCCTGACGATATTACATATCCTGTTGTAGAATTTAGGAAATATACTGAATTGAAATAATTTGATGCAAATCCTGGATTGTTATATCTCGTCCAGTTATCTCCTCTGTTTGTCGATTTGAAAACAACTCCCGAATCGCATACGCACCAACCTGAATTTCCGATAAAATAAACAGAATTAATACTGCCATAGAAATTGTTAATATATCCAAAACGTGTCCAGTTCAATCCTCCATTTGTGGTCTTCATTATATTCCCAAAATCACCGACAATTAATACTTCATCACTGGAAAAACAATACATGTCCTTATACTCAAATCTCGCGGGTCTGGGTGTTATTAATTCCCATCCGTTTTGTGCATTAGAAACAAAAGGAATTAACAAAATCAAAACGAATAATAACATCAAACTTTTCATTGTAACTCCATAAAAATTATTTATTGATTCTCAAATTAATATTTTATAAAATACTTATCATTAAAAGCTACCTCACCAAAATCATCCGCTTCGTCTCACTATACTCCCCCGTCGAAGATCCGCTGTGGTGGACCTGTATCCTGTAAAAATAAACACCGCTTGGAAAAGCAGCAGCATTCCATTGCGTTTGATATGTTCCTGCCTGAAGCCTCTCATTTACAAGCGTTTCCACTTCCCTTCCCATCAAATCATATATTTTAATTGATACTTTACTATCAACGGGCAACTTAAAACTAATAACTGTCCTCGGATTAAAAGGATTTGGATAATTCTGTGATAACGAATATGATGAAGGAACTTCTCCCGAAACACTCACGACATTCATTGCGCAAGATGTGAAGGTTGTTCCATAAATTCCGCTTTCCGAGGGACTCAAATTTTTTCCGAAAACAATCCAATACCTGAAACATGCTGTATTTGGTACATTTTGACACGTACTGAATCCTGTCCTTGATTTATAGTTCGTATCGTTTGAAATCAAAGTTGTTAATGAGTCTCCCCAAAATCCCCCCATCTTCACTTTTGCATATAATGAATTGTTTTGTTTTGAAATAAATGCGAAAACCCCGTTAGTTGTATTTTTCCCAAGAAAAAATTCAGTGCCTGA encodes:
- a CDS encoding biotin/lipoyl-containing protein, whose protein sequence is MKKYFISINGNETPMDVMLSGNNVKFADNDTEEFEYKFLTDELLLVRLDHKNYIFKADETVESELKHTEFMLEYNSRYYHTVCKNEMEVLMEKFAKSRGTVKIKNELLSPMPGAIVKINVKEGDAVKKGQVLVVLEAMKMENELKAAGDCKIAKILVEEKESVDKNHLLIKFDV
- a CDS encoding acetyl-CoA carboxylase biotin carboxylase subunit — encoded protein: MFKKILIANRGEIAVRIINTAREMGIKTAAVYSDFDKYSLYTKLADEAYYIGQSPAAQSYLLADKIIETAKKCGAEAIHPGYGFLSERAVFAKACEDNGIKFIGPPHQAIEDLGSKTKAKQLAIKNKVPVVSGTDSAITDIEEAKKVAKRIGFPIMIKASAGGGGKGMRVVREEEELEAAIRMAQNEARSSFGDESVFIEKYVDSPKHIEFQVLADEHGNAVHLGERECSMQRRHQKIIEETPCSIMDDDLRHRMGECAKTIVLAAEYTNAGTVEFMVDKDKNFYFLEVNTRLQVEHPITEMRTGLDLVEQQLRIASGEKLKLKQEDIKFKGAAIECRICAEDPDNNFMPSIGKIKYMSRNLGNGMREDTGIEQGNEISVYYDSMITKLIAYAPDRKSVIDKMERALLNYTIVGVKTNISFLLKLLKCPEYFEGAYNTQFVERTFMPRLEKEKNEISDELKKALAIGSIIMKEKHESTSAVNTGGNNKHKTKGGWLRRKELH
- a CDS encoding YCF48-related protein, whose protein sequence is MLLFVLILLIPFVSNAQNGWELITPRPARFEYKDMYCFSSDEVLIVGDFGNIMKTTNGGLNWTRFGYINNFYGSINSVYFIGNSGWCVCDSGVVFKSTNRGDNWTRYNNPGFASNYFNSVYFLNSTTGYVISSGNNILKTTNGGVDWFFLSSIYGNGNIISPFFINENVGWVIKWGMSGPYSNANLYKTTNGGINWTVQYNAYTLSKVKFFDENTGYAAGSNGSPSYNRGFFLKTTNGGSNWNKQYIDSVSGFFDMDFINQSTGWVSGWDVMYKTTNAGYNWVSSNFVSWYFKAADGNNLWGTKQYEIFKTSNNGILWDTVSYNLVPLSETISNIFFQNENTGWGTLFFDVIKSTDGGFNWNTYPVPNARQISDILFINDETGWVTSYEKITDSVYLYKSTNGGGNWFYANPSNKIASLIKIKFFESSNIVLDGYISRPFVTKEAILRSTNLGVSWTLDSMDAAYNVTICDFNNMWASKQDKLLKTTNGGGSWQQINVPNIVSFFTSYFINQNTGFVIPYKASNEKINYIHRTFNGGINWDSIYVGSNLAAIFNFYQLNNLLWAV
- a CDS encoding YfhO family protein → MAKTKTPVTKGKSTVTKSTQEKTGFTFFDDNKSIVILTLIGIILLAILLFFNKGVFEGKIFASADNLSPLTFRTFLNDAKEQGILPLWIPYIFMGMPSLASMTAAVPSLHNIYSFIWDKAFEIFSGGNLFALTLPYYFIFGLTLFLYARYKFKNNLISLFVSLLGVFATGIIQLIIVGHHTKMMTFAFFPLVLFILEKVADEEEKSWYNLFFFFALLTIILYLQLHFHHIQMLFYSFMMIGIYMLYLLIYAFAKKLQKANIVKAFLMLVAGLIIAFAMDADIILSIKEYNQYSMRGQPSITAISEGKGDQKPLSYEYATNWSFSPGEVLTFVLPYYYGFGGVEVKGQRANLYWGQMPFTDSPVYFGVIVLLLAVIGMIYNFKKNPFVQATTFIIIFFLFLSFGRTFPLIYDLFYNYMPFFSSFRAPVMIHYYIDLAFVILAGYGLVSIITFLKNTKDENKILKTSYVVGGIALLMFFISLVGFESSYTNSVLNGPMAQKLSAQGYPAQQVSGYLKQQVAPIAYENVISDLRLHGFLILIIAVLIYLYAKRNIARNLMLLGIIVIGLFDLLGVSAKTLHWDDKKQRDDTFAETDYTKWLLNKEPETYNYRVAVMNKGNLITSNDLAYFRLHQFNGYQGAKIRIYQDAVDVAGGENPFLMGLANVKYVISDSPFNDTLAYTEVYRGSSIIYMNKFMMPRAFFVNEYKVEKGIDILNNIRAVNFDPRSTAFLEKKLDVNIDRADSTNTVRITKFGIHDIEYEVSSSGNNLLVLNEIYYPAGWKAFIDGKETEIYKTNYFQRSIVVPAGKHKVELKFYPETYYTGKKISIAANVLVTIILIGGVAGIFISRKKKETEEINK
- a CDS encoding T9SS type A sorting domain-containing protein: MWSDLYSICFINNTTGWVSGGWTEVYKTTNGGNVFISNISNEIPDSYCLFQNYPNPFNPATIIRFQVKETKYVTLKIFDILGKEIQTLVSEKHTPGLYEVFWDASAFPSGVYFYRMITDGFSETKRMILVR